The following coding sequences are from one Hyphomicrobiales bacterium window:
- the lptG gene encoding LPS export ABC transporter permease LptG, translating to MRLSASLNRYLALAFSKHVGFVFLGAFALMLMVDVMELTRRGADLEIPFQAILAISAMRLPSLAEQLVPFAVLIGALMTLVALSRRSELIIARASGLSAWQFLVPLIVVAAMVGLAASWLYNPFSASLKVRSDAILAERFAGSTTNVDPEREIWFRQSTGEIVTLVRAASATDAGQTLNQVSAMLFDEYGDFNQRVDADRAVLRNGAWNMTDVTMTDTLGESRAIEVFSLATPLTADDVLGRFTPPTSVPIWHLPDLANKAQQAGIASDRYRFQFQALLARPMLLMAMVLVAATVSLRFSRHGGTTKLVVAGLSAGFIVFVVNEIAGDLGGAGLVNPVLAAWVPPIAAGLFGITALLHLEDG from the coding sequence ATGCGATTGTCTGCCTCCCTTAACCGCTATCTCGCCTTGGCGTTTTCCAAGCACGTTGGCTTTGTGTTTTTGGGCGCATTTGCCTTGATGCTGATGGTCGACGTTATGGAGCTCACGCGGCGCGGCGCCGACTTGGAAATCCCCTTTCAAGCGATTTTAGCGATTTCTGCTATGCGCCTGCCGTCGCTTGCTGAGCAGTTGGTGCCCTTTGCAGTGCTGATTGGAGCGTTGATGACGCTGGTCGCCCTTTCGCGGCGGTCAGAGCTAATCATCGCCCGCGCATCGGGACTTTCTGCTTGGCAATTTCTTGTCCCTCTTATCGTTGTGGCCGCGATGGTAGGCTTAGCCGCGTCGTGGCTCTACAATCCGTTTTCAGCCAGCCTCAAGGTGCGGTCAGACGCCATTTTGGCTGAGCGATTTGCCGGCAGCACCACAAATGTCGATCCGGAACGGGAAATCTGGTTCCGCCAGTCAACCGGCGAGATCGTGACTTTGGTCCGAGCGGCTTCGGCAACCGATGCCGGTCAAACGTTGAACCAAGTCAGTGCGATGCTGTTTGACGAATACGGTGACTTCAACCAGCGGGTAGACGCCGACCGCGCTGTACTGCGCAACGGCGCGTGGAACATGACCGATGTGACGATGACCGACACGTTGGGAGAATCGCGTGCCATCGAGGTTTTCTCGCTTGCCACGCCACTGACGGCCGATGACGTCCTAGGACGGTTCACACCGCCCACTTCTGTACCAATTTGGCACCTTCCCGACCTTGCAAATAAGGCACAGCAGGCGGGCATCGCTTCCGATCGCTACAGATTCCAATTTCAGGCCTTGCTCGCACGGCCCATGCTGCTTATGGCCATGGTATTGGTGGCCGCAACCGTGTCTTTGCGGTTCTCTCGGCATGGGGGAACGACAAAGCTTGTGGTGGCCGGATTGAGTGCTGGATTTATCGTGTTTGTGGTCAACGAAATCGCTGGCGACTTAGGGGGTGCTGGATTGGTCAATCCAGTTCTTGCGGCATGGGTGCCGCCGATCGCCGCTGGTCTTTTCGGCATAACGGCCTTGCTGCATCTGGAGGATGGCTAG
- a CDS encoding LPS-assembly protein LptD: MAGLRSSSRVLRLGTMLAVAGSLVVTGVGTGLGVSGVALAQVTPGFDQANPDAQMFLEADELLYNEGVNTVTALGNVTIFYDGYTVDADEVVYDRAQGRVLARGNVILVEPSGNIIRATSADLSDTLADGFVDALSVETPERGFFTARNATRRDGSETEFDQGTYTACEACPENPDRPRAWMFHADTITYDEEDQMVYYRNVRLDFFGIPIVWLPFFAHTDPTVERKSGFLRPEYVLDGDLGFAISTPYYFALDPSYDLTVTPTFFSGQAFHLEAEWRQRLENGGYSVRVSGAAQLDDDVFNNQPGDQDWRGGIASNGAFSLNDRWDFGWNLYLQSDRRYFRDYSIETEGASQVISDIYLTGLHDRSYFDARVERIQVATITEGDQNQPWTLPVVDYDRRFTPDHVGGELQVLANLTTTVREDAFVDPITRPTGATNVYEGLDGQMSRATLDVSWRREFIGPLGQVFTPQVGFRGDVIGYNLGSEANVVFVDGENSFARGMASAGLEWRWPFLITAPGSSHVVEPVAQFIVRPDAGHVGEVPIEDSQSLVFDASNLFDWDKYSGFDQMEGGTRANVGVRYTGTFDNGLSLSAIVGQSFHLAGENPYAWSQTGANILTPNGEDSGLETDQSDYVAMLTARLQNRLSLTASGRFDEDDFDLERGELLASASHGRVAGAATYAYLAAQPNRGINDDQHQISGSASLQVNSSWRVAGSVQYDLERSHILGYGAGIQYVCDCLGVGLNYTYTSPDGNDGVSDSRVMLNVSLRTIGAFETEVLNNEQFNSVFGTQ, translated from the coding sequence TTGGCTGGGTTGCGCTCTTCCTCTCGCGTTCTGCGCTTAGGCACTATGCTGGCGGTTGCCGGATCCCTTGTGGTCACTGGCGTGGGCACCGGGCTTGGCGTTAGCGGTGTTGCGCTCGCGCAAGTCACACCAGGCTTCGACCAAGCCAACCCCGATGCGCAGATGTTCCTTGAAGCAGACGAACTCCTTTACAATGAAGGCGTAAATACCGTCACCGCCCTAGGCAATGTGACGATCTTTTACGACGGCTACACGGTTGATGCCGACGAGGTTGTGTACGATCGCGCCCAAGGTCGTGTGCTGGCGCGCGGAAACGTGATCTTGGTCGAACCGAGCGGCAATATCATTCGTGCAACATCGGCTGATCTCAGTGACACGCTGGCCGATGGTTTTGTCGATGCACTAAGTGTTGAGACGCCCGAACGTGGCTTTTTCACCGCCCGTAACGCCACCCGCCGCGATGGTTCAGAGACTGAGTTCGACCAGGGAACCTACACGGCCTGTGAGGCCTGCCCAGAAAACCCCGACCGACCCCGCGCTTGGATGTTCCATGCCGACACGATCACGTACGATGAAGAAGACCAGATGGTCTATTATCGCAATGTGCGGTTGGACTTCTTCGGCATACCGATCGTCTGGCTGCCATTCTTTGCCCACACCGACCCAACCGTTGAACGCAAGAGCGGCTTCCTTCGTCCCGAGTATGTGCTTGACGGCGATTTAGGTTTTGCCATTTCAACACCCTACTATTTTGCGCTTGATCCCAGTTATGATCTGACGGTGACCCCCACATTCTTCTCAGGTCAGGCATTTCACCTTGAAGCGGAATGGCGCCAGCGGCTCGAAAATGGTGGCTACAGCGTCCGCGTTTCTGGCGCCGCCCAGCTGGATGACGACGTGTTCAACAATCAGCCTGGCGATCAGGACTGGCGTGGCGGCATTGCAAGCAATGGTGCCTTTTCTCTGAATGACCGTTGGGATTTCGGCTGGAACCTCTACCTGCAGTCCGATCGTCGCTATTTCCGCGATTACTCGATTGAAACCGAGGGCGCGAGCCAGGTTATCTCGGACATCTACCTGACCGGTCTCCACGACCGTAGCTATTTTGACGCACGCGTTGAGCGCATCCAGGTTGCGACGATAACAGAAGGCGATCAGAACCAGCCCTGGACTTTACCTGTGGTCGACTATGATCGCCGCTTCACGCCCGATCATGTTGGTGGCGAATTGCAGGTTCTAGCCAACCTGACGACGACGGTCCGCGAAGATGCCTTCGTTGATCCTATAACCAGGCCGACCGGTGCAACCAATGTGTACGAGGGCCTTGATGGCCAAATGAGCCGCGCGACTTTGGATGTCTCTTGGCGCCGTGAGTTCATCGGGCCATTGGGTCAGGTGTTCACACCGCAGGTCGGGTTTCGTGGCGATGTGATCGGCTACAATCTTGGTAGCGAGGCCAACGTCGTGTTCGTCGATGGCGAAAACTCTTTCGCTCGCGGTATGGCGTCGGCCGGTCTAGAATGGCGTTGGCCTTTCCTAATCACGGCTCCAGGAAGTAGCCATGTTGTGGAGCCAGTCGCGCAGTTCATCGTGCGCCCAGACGCTGGCCATGTTGGCGAGGTGCCGATTGAAGACTCACAAAGCCTGGTCTTTGACGCGTCAAACTTGTTCGATTGGGACAAGTACTCCGGCTTTGATCAGATGGAAGGCGGAACACGCGCCAATGTTGGCGTGCGGTACACCGGTACGTTCGATAACGGCTTGTCCCTAAGTGCAATCGTCGGGCAATCCTTCCACCTGGCCGGCGAAAATCCATATGCTTGGTCGCAAACCGGCGCAAATATCCTCACGCCCAATGGTGAGGACAGTGGGCTTGAAACAGATCAGTCCGATTATGTTGCCATGCTGACGGCCCGCCTTCAAAATCGCCTTTCTCTAACCGCATCTGGGCGGTTTGACGAAGACGATTTTGACTTAGAGCGTGGTGAGCTATTGGCATCAGCCTCGCACGGTCGCGTGGCCGGCGCGGCCACCTACGCCTATTTGGCCGCGCAACCCAACCGCGGCATCAATGACGATCAGCATCAGATTTCTGGCTCGGCTTCATTGCAAGTCAATAGCAGTTGGCGCGTGGCCGGCAGCGTCCAGTACGATCTGGAGCGGAGCCATATCCTCGGATACGGCGCAGGGATCCAATATGTCTGCGACTGCTTGGGCGTTGGGCTGAATTATACCTATACGTCACCGGATGGGAATGATGGCGTCTCGGATAGCCGGGTCATGTTGAACGTTTCGCTGCGGACCATTGGCGCCTTCGAAACAGAGGTGCTTAACAACGAACAGTTCAACAGCGTGTTCGGAACGCAGTAG
- a CDS encoding peptidylprolyl isomerase, whose protein sequence is MIEQISAPAVAQSVYTAILVNDVPISNYDINARAALLRLQGGPSSRAEDELIDEALQRAEARRLGISVTQAELDQALQTIASRSGLSVSQLGQALSQRGVDLATLRDSIEAQILWDQVIRARFQATVRVDEQDVLAALDDRSSDEAASELTTTEYTLREVVFVVPEGAGSNTREQRRREAAAFRSRFESCASGISSAGQLNGVVVQNEVRRFSSDLSPALDELLQETAVGRLTPPEDSAEGVVMFAVCNKRNVQSDAEARRDVESELRNEEGLLLSRGYLRDLRASATILRPNN, encoded by the coding sequence TTGATAGAGCAAATTAGCGCACCGGCTGTAGCGCAGTCTGTCTACACCGCCATCCTTGTTAATGACGTGCCTATCAGCAACTACGACATCAACGCCAGGGCTGCTCTGCTGCGACTTCAAGGTGGACCAAGTTCGCGCGCTGAGGACGAGTTGATTGACGAAGCCTTGCAACGCGCAGAAGCACGACGGCTTGGTATTTCCGTCACCCAAGCCGAACTCGACCAAGCCCTACAGACGATCGCCTCACGATCGGGCCTATCAGTGTCGCAACTCGGTCAGGCACTCAGCCAACGCGGTGTCGATTTGGCGACCCTTCGCGATAGTATTGAGGCGCAAATCCTCTGGGATCAGGTTATTCGTGCACGCTTTCAGGCGACCGTACGGGTCGATGAACAAGATGTGCTTGCCGCGCTTGATGATCGCTCTAGCGACGAAGCTGCCTCTGAGCTGACGACGACGGAGTACACATTGCGTGAGGTTGTGTTCGTTGTTCCGGAAGGGGCGGGCTCCAACACGCGCGAACAGCGCCGCCGTGAGGCGGCAGCCTTTCGATCTCGGTTCGAGTCTTGTGCATCTGGCATATCGTCCGCCGGACAACTCAACGGCGTCGTCGTTCAAAATGAAGTGCGCCGCTTTTCTTCCGATTTGTCGCCAGCACTTGATGAGCTCCTTCAGGAAACAGCTGTAGGTCGCCTCACACCACCGGAAGACTCCGCTGAAGGCGTGGTGATGTTCGCTGTCTGCAACAAGCGGAATGTGCAGTCCGACGCTGAAGCGCGTCGCGATGTGGAAAGCGAACTGCGCAATGAGGAAGGGCTGTTGCTTTCGCGTGGCTATCTGCGTGATCTGCGCGCATCGGCGACCATTTTGCGTCCCAATAATTGA
- the pdxA gene encoding 4-hydroxythreonine-4-phosphate dehydrogenase PdxA, translating into MPDAPRGGRPLAISMGEPAGVGPDIILQAQACLQGDPEALQLVVFGDPVLLERRAERLGLDVAISVLASMVDLHEDQRKGLAVVDVGRVVDSPGRLDEGTGDVTVSALCAALDAVRLGRCSGLVTAPIHKANLYATGFAFPGHTEFLEAYAHEHWPESNPLAVMMLAGPELRTVPVTVHIPLSEVARSLTTQRIVDVGGVVARDLKQRFDIDTPRLAIAGLNPHAGEQGSLGKEDDAIIAPAITQLGQMGFKAIGPLPADTMFHPEARQAFDAALCMYHDQALIPVKALDFHNTVNVTLGLPFIRTSPDHGTALELAGTGKASPASMVAAIRLAARMAERARESA; encoded by the coding sequence ATGCCTGATGCACCCCGGGGTGGGCGTCCGCTGGCCATATCCATGGGCGAACCGGCCGGGGTAGGGCCAGATATCATTCTTCAGGCGCAAGCATGCCTTCAAGGCGACCCTGAAGCGCTACAGCTCGTCGTTTTTGGGGATCCGGTTCTATTGGAACGCCGGGCTGAGCGCCTTGGACTTGACGTTGCAATCTCCGTCCTGGCCAGCATGGTTGACCTTCATGAAGATCAACGTAAAGGGCTTGCCGTTGTCGATGTTGGCCGGGTTGTAGACAGTCCGGGTCGCTTGGATGAGGGCACGGGAGACGTTACGGTTTCCGCTCTTTGCGCCGCCCTCGACGCTGTTCGACTCGGACGCTGTTCAGGGCTCGTAACCGCACCAATCCACAAAGCCAATCTCTACGCTACCGGTTTTGCATTCCCTGGCCACACCGAATTTCTTGAAGCTTACGCGCATGAACACTGGCCAGAATCCAACCCATTGGCTGTCATGATGCTGGCTGGACCTGAACTGCGCACCGTTCCGGTGACGGTGCATATCCCTTTGAGTGAGGTTGCCAGGTCCTTGACGACTCAACGCATCGTCGACGTCGGCGGGGTGGTGGCCCGAGACCTTAAGCAACGCTTCGATATAGACACGCCGCGTTTGGCCATCGCCGGGCTCAACCCCCATGCCGGGGAACAGGGTTCCTTGGGCAAGGAAGACGATGCGATCATCGCTCCGGCCATCACCCAGCTCGGCCAAATGGGTTTCAAGGCTATCGGGCCCTTGCCGGCGGACACGATGTTCCATCCTGAAGCGCGTCAGGCCTTCGATGCGGCGCTCTGCATGTATCACGACCAAGCGCTCATTCCGGTCAAAGCGCTGGACTTCCACAACACCGTGAATGTCACGCTGGGACTGCCGTTCATCCGCACCTCACCAGACCATGGGACCGCGCTTGAGTTGGCTGGTACCGGCAAAGCTTCACCGGCGAGCATGGTTGCCGCTATCAGGCTGGCTGCGCGAATGGCCGAGCGCGCCCGAGAATCCGCGTGA
- the rsmA gene encoding 16S rRNA (adenine(1518)-N(6)/adenine(1519)-N(6))-dimethyltransferase RsmA, translating to MNLETLPSVRAEVESLGPGGSRLGAKKSLGQNFLFDLNLTRKIARSGLPLGNGTVVEVGPGPGGLTRALLLEGAKRVIAVERDERFRPILDRLTKASDGRLQVIYGDATKVDLTGHIEPLDGPAQIIANLPYNVGTPLLVRWLLSEPWPPWFAGLTLMFQREVAERIVAQANDKHYGRLGVLANWRCQTHLMFYVPPSAFVPPPKVTSSVVHLRPRAEPLPCLGSDLERVAAAAFGQRRKMVRQSLRSLGLDQQSLAELITSVGLHGTERAETLSIETFAALARTFRDLVG from the coding sequence GTGAACCTCGAAACGCTTCCCAGCGTCCGCGCGGAGGTGGAAAGCCTTGGCCCCGGCGGTTCCCGCCTCGGTGCCAAGAAGTCGCTGGGGCAGAACTTCCTCTTTGACCTCAACCTCACGCGCAAGATCGCTCGATCCGGCTTGCCGCTCGGCAATGGGACCGTCGTGGAGGTGGGGCCAGGACCCGGCGGCCTAACCCGTGCGCTGCTGCTGGAAGGAGCAAAACGCGTTATCGCCGTTGAACGCGATGAGCGCTTCCGACCGATCCTCGATCGTCTCACAAAGGCCAGCGATGGTCGCTTGCAGGTGATCTATGGCGACGCCACGAAAGTCGATCTCACAGGCCACATCGAACCGTTGGACGGCCCAGCGCAGATCATCGCCAATTTGCCCTACAATGTCGGCACGCCGCTTTTGGTGCGCTGGTTGCTCAGCGAACCTTGGCCACCGTGGTTCGCCGGACTGACTCTGATGTTTCAACGTGAAGTCGCCGAACGCATCGTGGCGCAAGCCAACGACAAGCACTATGGTCGCCTGGGCGTGCTCGCCAACTGGCGATGTCAGACTCATCTGATGTTTTATGTGCCGCCATCGGCCTTTGTCCCACCGCCCAAGGTGACCTCAAGCGTGGTGCATCTTCGTCCGCGTGCCGAGCCTCTGCCTTGCCTTGGGTCTGATTTGGAACGGGTTGCGGCAGCAGCCTTTGGTCAACGACGCAAAATGGTGCGGCAATCGTTGAGAAGCCTCGGCCTTGATCAGCAAAGCTTGGCCGAGCTGATTACATCCGTCGGCCTTCACGGCACAGAGCGCGCTGAAACACTGTCGATCGAGACTTTTGCAGCCCTCGCGCGGACCTTTCGCGATCTAGTCGGCTGA